The Pyrococcus horikoshii OT3 genome includes a window with the following:
- a CDS encoding sulfite exporter TauE/SafE family protein, whose amino-acid sequence MIGVAILTYILASIFAIAGMGAAGVLIPNYIALGLSVHAAMLLGLTQNTAELTVATGINWKKGLIEWRKVAKVFIPAALLVPLGAYVNIHIPRILILVAFALFLLFALYRMLSSGKIENSDGWKIYLLGAIEGFTAGLIGMDAAPIALIAFSYLFGNPKKVSANTAAAALGVSSVTLVTYLALLPKIPIATGTLVTIATAGFLGGITGVFFMHRIKPLYVRYTMVAILSLAFVEITEKIVTAKVPGTLHILSIGTVILGLFAFLYGTGKKFKEGKALPAP is encoded by the coding sequence ATGATAGGTGTTGCGATCCTAACTTACATCCTCGCGAGTATCTTCGCAATAGCTGGCATGGGAGCTGCGGGCGTGCTCATACCAAATTACATAGCCCTTGGCCTAAGCGTTCATGCAGCAATGCTCCTGGGGCTTACTCAAAACACGGCCGAACTTACGGTGGCGACTGGCATAAATTGGAAGAAAGGGCTTATTGAGTGGAGAAAAGTCGCAAAAGTCTTCATTCCAGCCGCTCTACTAGTTCCGCTCGGGGCTTATGTAAACATTCACATTCCCAGGATACTGATCCTAGTTGCATTTGCCTTATTCCTGCTCTTCGCACTTTACCGCATGCTTTCATCTGGGAAGATTGAAAACAGCGATGGGTGGAAGATATACCTCCTTGGAGCAATAGAAGGCTTTACAGCGGGATTAATAGGCATGGATGCTGCGCCAATAGCTCTCATAGCATTCTCCTACCTCTTCGGTAACCCAAAGAAAGTCTCAGCTAACACAGCTGCTGCGGCCCTTGGTGTTTCAAGCGTCACCCTTGTAACCTATCTAGCCCTATTACCAAAAATACCAATAGCAACTGGAACTCTTGTGACGATAGCAACGGCAGGTTTCCTGGGTGGAATAACGGGAGTATTCTTCATGCATAGGATAAAGCCCCTCTACGTCCGCTATACAATGGTAGCAATACTCAGCCTTGCATTCGTTGAGATAACCGAGAAGATAGTAACGGCAAAAGTCCCTGGAACTCTCCATATCCTCAGTATTGGAACCGTTATACTTGGTTTATTTGCATTCCTCTATGGAACTGGAAAGAAGTTCAAGGAAGGAAAAGCCCTTCCCGCCCCATGA
- a CDS encoding aldehyde ferredoxin oxidoreductase family protein produces MFGYTGKILFIDLSSGTFRIEPTEKYAKSFLGGRGIATRILYENPDALIFMTGPLTSFVPSGSRMDVVAVSPVTGLIGGSSTGGEFPSALKFAGYDGLVITGKAEKPVYIKIENDEVSIESAEELWGLNAFETIDYLTRGHSDLKVACIGRAGENGVKFAGIVFSHRNLASRGGLGAVMGAKKLKAILIHGTKGVNPYNPIELMSVFEEIQESIISSGEFLRFKDWHVNFVPTILKLRMPYFGDYEREWEKAEEAAMKAKEFFEEHTIGRASCFSCPLRCWGLVNYDGETLPINLCQGTFPAATFILKIEDPELAWRVYRKCQSEGLDMMSATAVIAYASRLGKVKLGSEEILDFIDKLVKREGDGDIFAEGIKRASEHFGVPAVYVKGGMESWSSDIRPFVGSALIAAVADSGSVNRALYSFPEFYYYIKKEQAEMVATKFVGDVEAAYPWSYSSSKVKLAVIWENLHIIADSLGVCVIALLTTPLKLWARAYKAVTGNSITEEDLMTIAERIRTMERSFNLKYGKVKDDLSPRLFSEEPRLDREKLEEMKRVYYSLRGWDENGVPTSETLKKLGLGDLE; encoded by the coding sequence ATGTTCGGATACACAGGAAAAATTCTCTTTATTGATTTAAGCTCTGGAACTTTTAGAATTGAACCTACCGAGAAGTACGCTAAAAGTTTCCTGGGAGGAAGGGGAATTGCTACGAGGATCCTCTACGAGAATCCCGATGCATTAATTTTCATGACTGGTCCATTGACTTCTTTCGTACCTTCGGGTTCAAGGATGGATGTTGTGGCAGTATCTCCCGTAACTGGATTAATTGGAGGGAGCAGTACTGGAGGAGAATTTCCCTCTGCTTTAAAATTTGCAGGCTATGATGGACTAGTTATTACAGGTAAAGCGGAAAAACCCGTTTACATAAAGATAGAAAATGATGAAGTTTCAATAGAAAGTGCAGAAGAACTTTGGGGCTTAAATGCTTTTGAAACGATAGACTACCTAACGCGTGGGCATTCTGATTTAAAGGTAGCATGCATTGGAAGGGCTGGCGAAAATGGAGTAAAGTTCGCTGGAATAGTATTCTCTCACAGGAATCTTGCCTCAAGGGGAGGTCTTGGAGCTGTTATGGGAGCTAAAAAACTCAAAGCAATACTCATTCATGGTACAAAGGGGGTAAATCCCTACAATCCTATTGAGCTGATGTCAGTCTTTGAGGAGATCCAAGAGAGCATAATAAGTAGTGGTGAGTTCCTCCGCTTCAAAGATTGGCATGTAAACTTCGTCCCAACGATACTGAAGCTTAGAATGCCCTACTTTGGAGACTACGAGAGAGAGTGGGAGAAAGCAGAAGAGGCTGCAATGAAAGCTAAGGAGTTCTTTGAGGAGCATACAATTGGCAGGGCAAGCTGCTTCTCCTGCCCCTTAAGGTGCTGGGGGCTAGTTAATTATGATGGAGAAACCCTGCCGATAAACCTCTGCCAAGGTACGTTTCCAGCGGCAACATTTATTTTAAAAATTGAAGATCCCGAGCTTGCTTGGAGGGTTTATAGAAAGTGCCAAAGTGAAGGCTTAGACATGATGAGCGCAACAGCAGTCATAGCCTATGCCTCACGCCTTGGAAAGGTAAAGCTCGGAAGTGAAGAAATTCTTGACTTCATAGACAAGCTTGTGAAACGTGAAGGAGATGGTGATATCTTTGCAGAAGGAATTAAGAGAGCGAGTGAGCATTTTGGTGTTCCTGCTGTTTACGTTAAAGGAGGAATGGAATCCTGGAGCAGCGACATAAGGCCATTCGTTGGTTCAGCCCTTATAGCAGCGGTTGCAGACTCTGGCAGTGTCAACCGCGCTCTCTACAGCTTCCCTGAGTTCTATTACTACATTAAAAAGGAGCAGGCAGAAATGGTTGCAACAAAATTTGTGGGAGATGTTGAGGCAGCCTATCCATGGAGCTATTCTTCAAGCAAAGTTAAGCTCGCTGTTATATGGGAGAATCTACACATCATAGCAGATTCTCTTGGTGTCTGCGTTATAGCACTGCTAACGACGCCTTTGAAATTGTGGGCAAGAGCATACAAAGCAGTTACGGGCAATAGCATTACAGAAGAAGACTTAATGACAATTGCAGAAAGGATTAGAACAATGGAGAGGAGTTTCAACTTAAAGTATGGAAAAGTAAAAGATGATCTCTCCCCAAGACTTTTTAGTGAGGAACCAAGACTTGACAGAGAAAAACTTGAGGAAATGAAGCGCGTTTACTATTCTTTAAGGGGATGGGATGAAAATGGTGTTCCAACTTCTGAAACTCTTAAAAAACTTGGATTGGGTGATCTGGAATGA
- a CDS encoding putative zinc-binding protein — protein MEIPKVCIVVCEDSISELVVREALKELSDYVVLCPLGTENKGTSEIIKRAKYVMVVDSCSDKCGKKRAETLGIQYNEYLNLEEELGIKMPCLKNPSVDVIDDIGLAAVHLVERVKEILEKLY, from the coding sequence ATGGAAATTCCTAAGGTGTGCATAGTTGTTTGTGAGGATTCCATCTCCGAGTTAGTTGTTAGAGAAGCCTTAAAAGAACTCAGTGATTATGTTGTTCTTTGCCCCCTAGGAACGGAGAATAAAGGAACTAGTGAGATAATAAAAAGGGCCAAATACGTAATGGTGGTGGACTCTTGCTCCGACAAATGTGGTAAAAAGCGTGCCGAAACTCTTGGAATACAATACAACGAATATCTTAACCTTGAAGAAGAGCTTGGCATTAAAATGCCCTGCTTGAAGAACCCTTCTGTTGATGTTATAGATGATATCGGATTAGCCGCAGTTCACTTAGTGGAGAGAGTTAAAGAGATCCTTGAGAAGCTTTATTAA
- a CDS encoding 4Fe-4S dicluster domain-containing protein produces MVKTMPYLIVHEDKCIGCHTCEMVCSLSHEGIVNPDLSRIHVIGYKGEKFPIMCLQCEDAPCELVCPMEAIHMEGNIRIVDDDKCIRCKMCTLVCPIGGVLYDYINNKMIRCDLCGGDPQCVKYCPMNAIELVPDDAVPEARKRGVRILYGEAD; encoded by the coding sequence ATGGTGAAAACAATGCCTTATTTAATAGTGCATGAGGATAAGTGCATAGGTTGTCATACGTGTGAAATGGTCTGTTCTCTAAGCCACGAGGGAATAGTAAACCCCGATTTATCCAGGATACATGTTATAGGATACAAGGGAGAGAAGTTTCCCATAATGTGCCTCCAGTGTGAAGACGCGCCATGTGAGCTTGTATGCCCTATGGAAGCAATACACATGGAAGGGAACATTAGAATTGTCGATGATGATAAGTGCATTAGATGCAAGATGTGCACCCTCGTCTGCCCCATTGGCGGTGTCCTATACGATTACATAAACAACAAGATGATAAGATGCGATCTCTGTGGAGGCGATCCACAATGCGTTAAATATTGTCCCATGAATGCAATAGAGCTTGTCCCGGATGATGCTGTTCCCGAGGCCAGGAAGAGAGGCGTTAGAATTCTCTATGGAGAGGCTGATTAA
- a CDS encoding SufB/SufD family protein, with translation MTIKINHVKEYEALVEIYKKEGLDTSLFGNRIAAIIISGDKIIGLNSVPGVKIRGEEVENGVKADIEIADNVKLPFPIHLCTGYLRSEGYQKVIFNIKIGKNSIVKFTSHCIFPYAKDFSHEALTSIKVGENSWVSYEDEHIHGEGVRMISKTEIELNKNARYTGKFSLTKHRAKELKLEMIANLGERSVLELESKVKAVKDDSVEVREVAYLKGAYSRANLKSTVIAFDEARANVVNEAYGFGDYAKGHVECHEIVKGNADVQTVPLLRVKNDKAELTHEASIGRINEAQLMQLMAKGLTDEEATELIIRGLLGEY, from the coding sequence ATGACTATAAAGATTAACCATGTTAAAGAGTATGAAGCCCTAGTCGAAATTTACAAAAAAGAGGGGCTTGACACTTCTCTTTTCGGCAATAGAATAGCGGCTATAATTATAAGTGGGGATAAGATCATTGGACTCAATAGCGTTCCTGGAGTAAAAATACGGGGAGAGGAAGTAGAGAATGGCGTTAAGGCTGACATAGAAATAGCTGACAATGTGAAGCTTCCGTTTCCAATTCACCTCTGTACAGGTTATCTAAGAAGTGAGGGTTATCAGAAAGTTATCTTCAACATAAAGATTGGTAAAAACTCAATAGTAAAGTTTACTTCTCACTGTATTTTCCCGTACGCAAAGGACTTTAGTCATGAAGCACTAACAAGTATAAAGGTAGGTGAAAATTCCTGGGTTTCCTATGAAGACGAGCATATTCACGGTGAAGGGGTAAGGATGATAAGTAAAACAGAGATTGAGCTTAACAAAAATGCCCGTTATACTGGGAAGTTCTCACTTACAAAGCATAGAGCGAAGGAGCTAAAGCTTGAAATGATCGCTAATCTAGGAGAAAGATCAGTTCTTGAGCTCGAATCGAAGGTCAAGGCCGTTAAAGATGACTCAGTTGAGGTAAGAGAAGTTGCTTACCTAAAAGGAGCATATTCAAGGGCCAATCTCAAGAGCACGGTTATAGCCTTCGATGAAGCTAGGGCGAACGTTGTGAACGAGGCCTATGGCTTCGGGGATTATGCAAAGGGGCATGTTGAGTGCCATGAGATAGTTAAGGGAAATGCAGACGTTCAGACGGTACCGCTCTTGAGGGTGAAGAACGACAAAGCAGAACTCACTCATGAAGCCTCTATAGGTAGGATAAATGAGGCTCAGCTAATGCAATTGATGGCGAAAGGATTAACAGATGAGGAAGCAACGGAGTTGATAATTAGAGGATTATTGGGGGAATATTGA
- a CDS encoding NAD(P)/FAD-dependent oxidoreductase codes for MRHVIIGAGGAGTAAAETIRANSEDEIIVINREKTLPYSPAALPYYIEGSVRREKLFIWDWHFIRSNSIDYIMGREVKRVDTERKKVILDNGEEIEYDKLLISSGAKPRIVPQFDRENVIGVRTLEDAERLRKVKGRVIIIGAGPVAVETAIALKKIGADPIIICRSRILRRLFDEDISNIIRDVMILNGVKVLFEKSIEIIGDPAEGIKAPCGVIYGDLIVAALGVTPNLNFLDGKIKLGEHGGILTNEKMETNVKDVYAAGDCAETKDVISGRYGIFAIWPLAREQGRVAGYNMLGHEKHYRGSINMNIITIFDKVFASIGTFMGARKEIWHGSHIAKLFIENGRLNGAQLVGKYALQYAGTIEYLVRTRRPIRIDSISDTKTFIKEVWKAMKGS; via the coding sequence ATGAGACACGTTATTATAGGTGCTGGAGGTGCTGGCACAGCAGCAGCAGAGACGATAAGGGCCAATTCTGAAGATGAGATCATCGTGATAAATAGAGAGAAAACTCTGCCATATTCTCCGGCTGCCCTTCCCTATTACATCGAGGGGAGCGTGAGAAGGGAAAAGCTCTTCATATGGGATTGGCATTTCATAAGGTCAAACAGTATAGACTACATTATGGGTAGGGAAGTTAAAAGAGTGGATACCGAGAGAAAGAAGGTAATATTAGACAACGGAGAGGAAATAGAATATGATAAGCTCCTAATTTCGAGCGGTGCAAAACCTCGTATAGTGCCTCAGTTTGATAGAGAGAATGTTATTGGGGTTAGAACACTTGAAGATGCTGAGAGGCTAAGGAAGGTTAAGGGAAGGGTCATCATAATTGGGGCTGGCCCAGTTGCCGTTGAAACTGCAATAGCGCTCAAGAAGATCGGAGCGGATCCCATAATAATCTGCCGTTCAAGGATTTTAAGAAGGCTTTTTGACGAGGATATTTCAAACATAATCAGGGATGTCATGATACTTAATGGCGTTAAAGTTCTATTCGAGAAAAGTATCGAGATTATTGGAGACCCAGCGGAGGGGATAAAAGCCCCTTGTGGCGTTATTTATGGAGATTTAATAGTTGCAGCACTCGGTGTTACACCTAACTTAAACTTTCTTGACGGTAAAATAAAACTTGGAGAACATGGAGGAATTCTTACTAATGAAAAAATGGAGACGAATGTGAAGGATGTTTATGCTGCTGGCGATTGTGCAGAAACAAAAGATGTGATAAGTGGACGCTACGGTATATTTGCAATATGGCCACTCGCAAGAGAGCAGGGGAGAGTGGCTGGTTATAACATGCTTGGACACGAAAAGCATTATCGTGGCTCCATAAATATGAATATTATAACGATCTTTGACAAAGTATTCGCTTCAATTGGAACTTTTATGGGGGCTAGAAAGGAGATATGGCATGGTTCTCACATAGCTAAGCTCTTTATAGAGAATGGAAGGCTAAATGGAGCGCAACTCGTTGGAAAATATGCCCTTCAATATGCAGGAACCATTGAGTATCTCGTTAGGACAAGAAGGCCTATCAGGATAGATTCAATTAGTGACACAAAGACCTTTATAAAAGAAGTGTGGAAGGCTATGAAAGGGTCATAG
- a CDS encoding helix-turn-helix domain-containing protein: MPRWMMGEMVPLKTLMMILKPLLAEPKRSIIRILSEGVKGTNEIYQALLEKGLAMPRSTLYYHLSTLEDAGIIEMAGYREEGGGAPEKLWKLKVRKIGIDLVTGEVFRE, translated from the coding sequence ATGCCGAGATGGATGATGGGAGAGATGGTTCCCCTCAAGACCCTTATGATGATTCTTAAGCCTCTTTTAGCGGAACCAAAGAGGAGCATCATAAGAATTTTAAGTGAGGGGGTTAAAGGTACGAATGAAATTTACCAAGCACTTCTGGAGAAAGGGTTAGCAATGCCTCGTTCAACACTCTACTATCATCTTTCAACTCTTGAAGATGCAGGGATAATAGAAATGGCAGGTTATAGAGAAGAAGGTGGTGGAGCACCAGAAAAGCTCTGGAAGCTAAAAGTTAGGAAAATTGGAATAGACCTTGTTACAGGTGAGGTGTTCAGAGAGTAA
- the tdt gene encoding tellurite-resistance/dicarboxylate transporter — MRMGVKDFAPSWFASVMGTGALALVSKSYSFKLPILEAFSKFLTYLNTIIFFVLLIPWLLRWIKYPSEAKKDLYHPVTSHFYGTMPIAMTIVAVNLAMFGYKEIALPLWILGSILVVIFAFLIPYLFFISEGVDVKTITPAWFIPPVGLIVIPLTSLPFVPSSVMWREVFIVLNYFGFGAGFFIYLALFAIVMRRFITHELLPPIMAPAVWINLGPLGAGAVALLNLAKIMPIAKSAFKAFAFILWGFGLWWLIMAILMTLHYLKNLHLPYSLAWWAFIFPLGAYVSATYNVGISIGITAMIEFGFALYWFLLALWLVTGIKTLVHDFSS, encoded by the coding sequence ATGAGGATGGGAGTAAAGGACTTTGCACCAAGTTGGTTTGCAAGTGTCATGGGGACAGGAGCTTTAGCCCTGGTAAGTAAGTCATACTCATTCAAGCTTCCAATATTGGAAGCATTTTCAAAATTTCTTACTTACCTCAATACTATAATTTTCTTCGTTCTTTTAATTCCCTGGCTCTTGAGATGGATCAAATACCCTTCGGAGGCAAAGAAAGACCTATACCATCCCGTAACAAGTCACTTTTACGGAACGATGCCAATAGCAATGACGATTGTAGCTGTGAATCTTGCAATGTTTGGTTATAAAGAAATAGCACTCCCACTCTGGATCCTTGGAAGCATCCTTGTTGTGATTTTTGCCTTTTTAATACCTTATCTGTTCTTTATAAGCGAAGGAGTGGATGTAAAGACGATAACACCTGCGTGGTTTATACCACCTGTTGGACTTATCGTGATCCCTCTCACCTCCCTACCGTTTGTACCGTCCTCGGTGATGTGGAGGGAGGTATTCATCGTATTAAACTACTTTGGTTTTGGTGCTGGCTTTTTCATTTACCTAGCTCTCTTTGCAATAGTTATGAGGCGTTTCATAACTCATGAACTTCTCCCCCCAATAATGGCACCTGCTGTGTGGATAAACCTTGGTCCGCTAGGGGCCGGGGCCGTGGCCCTCCTAAACCTCGCTAAAATAATGCCCATCGCGAAGAGCGCGTTTAAGGCTTTTGCCTTTATCCTTTGGGGTTTTGGACTTTGGTGGCTCATCATGGCGATTTTAATGACTCTACACTACCTAAAAAACCTCCATCTTCCATACAGCCTCGCTTGGTGGGCTTTCATATTTCCACTCGGAGCTTACGTGAGTGCAACCTATAACGTTGGGATAAGCATCGGAATAACAGCAATGATAGAGTTTGGCTTTGCTCTTTACTGGTTCTTACTAGCTCTATGGCTAGTAACTGGAATTAAAACGCTTGTCCACGACTTTTCCTCTTAA
- a CDS encoding arsenic resistance protein, with protein sequence MKIVEFMKDKMVYIVFTLIFSSIYAGVHHRSIFLSLKVTLPIALFMMLFQPMVFMDIKKAFTTRTRVKTKYLILLTFFYTLLFPVLTWIFLKFWLRMMPNTEPQLLAGMVLIGLAPLPSSSPAFTNLAGGRFQLTLVGVMWTFLLSIFVMPFYAKLILHTIIQVPIEMLLKSLILYIITPLIIGQLTKYIILHWKGTDALISLKKPLIGISLIGMYWMIVVVFGINAKVIVERPELILIGAITMNIYFLLRAAIAYFIGKALDFPFEQNISLVYSTGSNMTLATAMAIGTFGPLAAVGTALGGPFSDMLLMIFFVKLFTLIRKKYIHNERKSITGG encoded by the coding sequence ATGAAGATTGTTGAGTTTATGAAAGATAAGATGGTTTATATAGTGTTCACACTTATCTTTTCATCAATCTACGCTGGTGTTCACCATCGTAGCATTTTCCTATCCCTTAAAGTAACTCTTCCCATAGCTCTTTTCATGATGCTCTTTCAGCCCATGGTTTTCATGGACATAAAGAAAGCGTTCACCACGAGGACTAGAGTTAAAACAAAGTACTTAATATTACTAACGTTCTTTTACACTCTGCTCTTTCCGGTCCTGACCTGGATCTTCCTGAAGTTCTGGCTTAGGATGATGCCAAATACTGAACCACAGCTTCTTGCAGGTATGGTACTCATAGGTCTCGCCCCACTCCCCAGTTCATCACCGGCCTTCACTAATCTTGCAGGAGGGAGGTTTCAGCTGACCCTCGTTGGTGTCATGTGGACTTTTCTACTCTCGATCTTTGTGATGCCGTTCTATGCGAAGCTTATACTACATACCATCATCCAAGTACCCATTGAAATGCTTCTCAAATCCCTCATCCTATACATAATAACTCCCCTTATAATAGGCCAGCTAACCAAGTATATCATCCTTCACTGGAAAGGCACGGATGCACTTATATCCCTCAAAAAGCCCCTCATAGGTATTTCACTAATTGGGATGTATTGGATGATCGTGGTAGTTTTTGGCATAAATGCTAAGGTAATAGTCGAAAGACCAGAGTTAATACTGATAGGAGCTATCACTATGAACATCTATTTTCTCTTACGTGCGGCAATAGCATATTTCATCGGAAAAGCTCTTGACTTTCCCTTTGAGCAGAACATTTCTCTAGTTTATTCCACCGGCTCGAACATGACCCTGGCAACGGCCATGGCAATAGGAACCTTTGGTCCACTAGCAGCTGTTGGTACTGCTTTAGGAGGGCCTTTTAGTGACATGCTTTTGATGATATTCTTTGTCAAGCTCTTTACGTTAATTCGGAAAAAATATATACACAATGAAAGAAAAAGTATTACAGGTGGCTAA
- a CDS encoding aldehyde ferredoxin oxidoreductase family protein translates to MERLINMFGYAGKILFIDLSNHIINTIPTEKYAKDFLGGRGIATKIAYDIIPPDANAFDPENALIMMTGPLTGIAPSSSRIDVVSLSPLTNLLGGSSAGGDFGAALKFAGYDGIVITGKSKEPTCIRIIDDEITFHDAEACWEYDVYDTVDCVKKLGREDVQVACIGKAGANLVKTAGISFSKRNLAARGGLGAVMGSKNLKAIAVAGTKGVKIKDTNKLMKVNFEIQRRIKESPSFKKYENWHANISLSLLKARRPYFGDYEEEFWEEAEEAAKNAKKFFEEKASLRPSSCFSCPLRCWAWVEYKGEEAPMVACQGTFPAIIFILKIKDPELAWKVYLKLQREGMDIMSTVAIIAYASRLGLVKLGSEDVLNLIDKIINREGPGNILAEGIKRASEHFGVPAVYVKGGMESWSSDIRPFRGVALAGAVSESGSISRAIHGFPASSYYTKPEKAKKVAKEIVGDESAAEPTNYKGKAKLVAYFENEHIIADSLGVCDTPMLSVPLELWAESFTAATGIEMSPEKLHFYAEKIRTLERMFNVRRGVNREKDTLSPRLFESVIHSGPWKGVKLDREKFEEMKDEYYMLRGWNENGIPTEETLKKYGLEW, encoded by the coding sequence ATGGAGAGGCTGATTAATATGTTCGGCTACGCTGGAAAAATACTCTTTATAGATTTGAGCAACCACATAATCAATACTATTCCTACGGAGAAGTATGCAAAGGACTTTCTAGGAGGTAGGGGGATAGCGACCAAGATAGCTTATGACATTATCCCTCCTGATGCAAACGCCTTTGACCCTGAAAATGCTCTCATAATGATGACTGGCCCCCTTACTGGAATTGCACCGTCAAGTTCGAGAATAGACGTCGTATCACTCTCTCCGTTAACAAACCTACTCGGTGGAAGTAGTGCAGGTGGCGACTTTGGAGCAGCTCTAAAGTTTGCAGGTTACGATGGAATAGTGATAACGGGAAAGAGCAAAGAACCAACGTGTATACGGATTATAGATGATGAGATTACCTTTCATGATGCCGAAGCCTGCTGGGAGTATGACGTTTATGATACAGTTGACTGTGTAAAGAAGCTAGGAAGAGAAGATGTTCAGGTTGCATGCATAGGAAAAGCTGGAGCTAATCTAGTTAAAACTGCAGGAATAAGCTTTTCAAAGCGCAATCTTGCAGCGAGAGGTGGCCTCGGAGCGGTAATGGGAAGCAAGAACCTCAAGGCAATAGCAGTAGCGGGAACGAAAGGAGTTAAAATAAAGGACACAAATAAGCTTATGAAAGTAAATTTTGAAATTCAGAGGCGAATAAAAGAAAGTCCATCTTTTAAGAAGTATGAAAACTGGCATGCCAACATCTCTCTATCTCTACTAAAAGCGAGAAGGCCGTACTTTGGGGACTACGAGGAGGAGTTCTGGGAAGAAGCGGAAGAAGCTGCTAAAAACGCTAAGAAATTCTTTGAGGAGAAGGCCAGTCTAAGGCCTAGTAGTTGTTTTTCCTGTCCACTTAGATGTTGGGCTTGGGTAGAATATAAAGGAGAAGAAGCTCCCATGGTAGCCTGTCAGGGGACTTTTCCAGCAATAATCTTCATCCTTAAGATAAAGGATCCTGAACTAGCTTGGAAAGTCTATCTAAAACTTCAAAGAGAAGGGATGGATATAATGAGCACTGTAGCAATAATAGCCTATGCCTCCCGTCTCGGTCTTGTAAAGTTAGGGAGTGAGGATGTGTTAAACCTCATAGATAAGATAATTAACCGTGAAGGCCCAGGAAATATTCTAGCTGAAGGTATTAAGAGAGCGAGTGAGCATTTTGGTGTTCCTGCTGTTTACGTTAAAGGAGGAATGGAATCCTGGAGCAGCGACATAAGACCATTCCGAGGAGTGGCCTTGGCTGGAGCAGTCTCAGAGAGTGGGAGTATAAGTAGGGCCATCCATGGCTTTCCTGCTTCTTCGTACTATACAAAACCTGAGAAGGCCAAGAAGGTTGCGAAGGAGATAGTAGGTGACGAAAGTGCAGCAGAGCCAACCAACTACAAGGGAAAGGCTAAACTCGTTGCCTACTTCGAGAACGAACATATCATAGCAGATTCTCTTGGTGTCTGCGATACCCCAATGCTCTCCGTTCCCCTTGAACTGTGGGCCGAGTCCTTTACCGCAGCTACAGGGATAGAGATGAGCCCGGAGAAGCTTCATTTTTATGCCGAGAAGATAAGGACGCTTGAGAGAATGTTCAACGTTAGAAGAGGCGTTAATAGAGAGAAAGACACTCTTTCACCTAGGCTTTTTGAAAGTGTAATTCACTCAGGTCCCTGGAAGGGAGTTAAACTCGATCGGGAGAAGTTCGAGGAAATGAAAGATGAATACTACATGCTGAGGGGTTGGAATGAGAATGGGATCCCAACTGAGGAAACGCTAAAGAAGTATGGGCTTGAGTGGTGA